A stretch of Flavobacterium sp. N1994 DNA encodes these proteins:
- a CDS encoding dihydroorotase, which yields MNTVLIKNAKIVNEGTILEGDVLIENEFIVEIAESISPKLSSCKIIDAEGSYLIPGAIDDQVHFREPGLTHKGDIASESRAAVAGGITSFIEQPNTIPNAVTQEILEEKYQIASKTSYANYSFMMGGTNDNLEEILKTNPKNVAGLKLFLGSSTGNMLVDNDESLEKIFSSTKLLIAVHCEDEATIKANLERYKLQFGEDIPVECHHLIRSAEACYLSSSKAIALAKKTGARLHIFHLSTAKEMELFTNKIPLEEKQITAEVCIHHLWFSDEDYKTKGNLIKWNPAVKTAEDRAALWEALLDDRIDVIATDHAPHTLEEKQQSYLKAPSGGPLVQHAVVAMFEASHQGKISVVKIVEKMCHNPAKIFKIEKRGFIKEGFYADLVIVNPGLPWNVKKENILAKCGWSPFEGYNFKSRITHTFVNGELVYQNFKVKETPVGKRLLFDR from the coding sequence ATGAACACCGTTTTAATTAAGAATGCCAAAATTGTAAATGAAGGGACGATTCTTGAAGGAGACGTTTTGATAGAAAACGAGTTTATTGTCGAAATTGCTGAAAGTATTAGTCCAAAATTATCCAGTTGTAAAATCATTGATGCTGAAGGGAGTTATTTAATTCCTGGTGCAATCGATGACCAAGTGCATTTTCGCGAACCAGGACTGACACACAAGGGCGATATTGCTTCCGAAAGTAGAGCGGCTGTTGCAGGAGGAATTACTTCATTTATTGAGCAACCTAATACCATTCCGAACGCTGTAACACAAGAGATTTTAGAAGAGAAATACCAAATTGCATCAAAAACTTCGTATGCCAATTATTCCTTTATGATGGGCGGAACGAATGATAATTTGGAAGAAATTTTAAAAACAAATCCAAAAAATGTGGCTGGATTAAAATTATTTCTCGGCTCGTCAACAGGTAATATGTTAGTCGATAATGATGAGTCTTTAGAAAAAATATTTTCTAGTACAAAATTGTTAATTGCAGTGCATTGCGAAGATGAAGCCACTATAAAAGCCAATTTAGAACGATACAAATTGCAATTTGGAGAAGATATTCCTGTAGAATGTCATCATTTAATTCGAAGTGCAGAAGCCTGTTATCTTTCTTCTTCCAAAGCAATAGCTTTAGCAAAAAAGACAGGAGCAAGATTGCATATTTTTCATCTTTCTACAGCTAAAGAAATGGAGTTGTTTACCAATAAAATTCCGTTAGAAGAAAAACAAATCACTGCCGAAGTTTGTATTCACCATCTTTGGTTCTCGGATGAAGATTATAAAACTAAAGGGAATTTGATTAAATGGAATCCAGCGGTAAAAACGGCTGAAGACAGAGCTGCTTTATGGGAAGCATTGTTAGATGATAGAATTGATGTTATTGCCACGGATCATGCGCCACATACTTTAGAGGAAAAACAGCAGTCTTATTTGAAAGCTCCATCAGGAGGACCCTTAGTGCAACATGCTGTTGTAGCTATGTTTGAAGCTAGCCATCAAGGAAAAATTTCGGTAGTTAAAATTGTCGAAAAGATGTGTCACAATCCAGCAAAGATTTTTAAAATTGAAAAAAGAGGCTTCATCAAAGAAGGATTTTATGCTGATTTAGTTATTGTAAATCCTGGTTTACCATGGAATGTGAAGAAAGAAAACATTTTGGCCAAATGCGGATGGTCACCGTTTGAAGGATATAATTTTAAGTCAAGAATTACTCATACTTTTGTAAACGGCGAGTTGGTGTATCAAAATTTTAAAGTCAAAGAAACTCCTGTTGGAAAGCGTTTGCTTTTCGATAGATAA
- a CDS encoding DUF4296 domain-containing protein yields the protein MKKNIFLVCLLFVVFGCHKSTIEKPNNLIEKDKMIDILYDMSLLEAIKTQNINGGMTNKAANEYIYKKYKIDSVQFVKSNKYYASNLDEYKKMFEKIKERLNNEIAKTDEELKKNGQPVPTNPNSTSNSDTPQVQ from the coding sequence ATGAAGAAAAATATTTTCCTTGTTTGTTTGTTGTTTGTTGTTTTTGGTTGTCACAAGAGTACGATTGAAAAGCCAAACAACTTAATTGAGAAAGATAAAATGATAGACATTTTATATGACATGTCTTTGTTAGAAGCTATTAAAACTCAAAACATCAATGGAGGCATGACCAATAAAGCCGCTAATGAATATATTTATAAAAAGTATAAAATTGATAGTGTTCAGTTTGTAAAAAGCAATAAATACTATGCCTCTAATTTGGATGAATACAAAAAAATGTTTGAAAAAATTAAGGAAAGATTAAATAACGAGATAGCAAAAACAGATGAGGAATTGAAAAAGAATGGCCAACCCGTTCCGACAAATCCTAATAGCACTTCAAATTCAGATACTCCTCAAGTCCAGTAA
- a CDS encoding NAD-dependent epimerase/dehydratase family protein translates to MILVTGGTGLVGAHLLLHLVENEDAIRAIYREPKSIDKTKSLFKLHQKESSFSKIEWAQADIIDVPSLENAFQNIDYVYHCAGLISYDPNDENLLRKINIEGTANIVNFCLAYNIKKMCHVSSIAALGSLASHETQITEETEWNPETPHSDYAISKYGAEIEVWRGHQEGLNVVIVNPGVIFGAGFWNQGSGTFFSAIKNGFPFYTLGSTGYVGVTDVVKIMTQLMNGDSTGERFIVIAENSSFKKIIFEIADKLKVKKPTIEAKPWLLNLGWRLDWLVSTVFRTKRKLSKYSASSLLNEDEISNFKIKNALNFEFQSIDIVIQEVVRLQQ, encoded by the coding sequence ATGATATTAGTAACAGGCGGAACAGGTTTAGTGGGAGCACATTTGCTTCTTCATTTGGTTGAAAATGAAGATGCTATTAGGGCTATTTACAGAGAACCTAAATCAATCGATAAAACAAAATCGCTTTTCAAACTCCATCAAAAAGAATCCTCATTCTCTAAAATAGAATGGGCACAAGCTGATATTATTGATGTTCCTTCCTTAGAAAATGCATTCCAAAACATAGATTATGTCTACCATTGCGCTGGTTTAATTTCCTATGACCCCAATGACGAAAACTTACTTCGAAAAATAAACATAGAAGGCACTGCTAATATTGTGAATTTTTGCTTGGCATATAATATCAAAAAAATGTGTCATGTAAGTTCCATAGCAGCTTTGGGGAGTTTGGCTTCTCATGAAACCCAAATCACAGAAGAAACAGAATGGAATCCAGAAACTCCTCATAGCGATTATGCCATTTCAAAATACGGTGCGGAAATAGAAGTTTGGCGCGGACACCAAGAAGGTTTAAATGTGGTTATTGTAAATCCAGGAGTGATTTTTGGAGCCGGTTTCTGGAATCAAGGAAGCGGAACATTTTTCTCTGCCATAAAAAACGGATTCCCTTTTTATACTTTAGGTTCAACAGGTTACGTTGGCGTTACTGATGTAGTGAAAATAATGACCCAATTAATGAATGGAGATAGTACTGGCGAACGATTTATAGTGATTGCTGAAAATAGTTCCTTTAAAAAAATAATTTTTGAAATTGCCGACAAGCTAAAAGTCAAAAAACCAACTATTGAAGCAAAACCATGGCTTTTAAATCTGGGGTGGAGATTGGATTGGTTAGTTTCAACCGTTTTCAGAACCAAAAGGAAACTATCAAAGTATAGTGCTTCTTCTTTGCTAAATGAGGATGAAATTTCAAACTTTAAAATAAAAAATGCTCTGAATTTTGAGTTTCAAAGCATTGATATTGTTATTCAAGAAGTCGTTCGTTTGCAACAATAA